The following proteins are co-located in the Legionella busanensis genome:
- a CDS encoding DMT family protein produces MRTILLLIGSNIFMTFAWYGHLKNLNNKPLYITILISWGVAFFEYTLQVPANRIGYTEFNLGQLKIIQEIITICVFAMFAYFYMNKPLGINFLYAGLCMCGAAYFIFRN; encoded by the coding sequence ATGAGAACAATACTATTATTAATTGGGTCTAATATTTTTATGACTTTTGCTTGGTATGGTCATCTAAAAAATTTAAACAACAAACCTTTGTATATTACTATTTTAATAAGTTGGGGAGTGGCTTTTTTTGAATATACATTACAAGTGCCTGCTAATCGTATTGGTTATACTGAGTTTAATCTTGGTCAATTAAAAATAATTCAAGAAATTATTACTATCTGCGTCTTTGCAATGTTTGCTTATTTTTATATGAATAAGCCCTTAGGCATTAATTTTCTTTACGCAGGTCTTTGCATGTGTGGCGCAGCTTATTTTATTTTCAGAAATTAA
- a CDS encoding AraC family ligand binding domain-containing protein yields MKITYQNQSFERKNSNVCVVTEYPNLDKNLDFAIVNISGRYPDQKYAMNKACKEIVYIQNGTGKVIVNNNEYLLNTGDIVLIEAGEKYYWEGNMTLYIACNPAFNIDQHHIVD; encoded by the coding sequence ATGAAAATAACATATCAAAATCAATCATTCGAACGGAAAAATAGTAATGTTTGTGTGGTAACGGAATATCCTAACCTAGATAAGAACCTTGATTTTGCGATAGTAAATATTTCAGGGCGCTACCCTGACCAGAAGTATGCAATGAATAAAGCATGTAAAGAAATCGTTTATATCCAAAATGGAACAGGAAAGGTTATAGTTAACAATAATGAATATTTATTAAATACGGGTGATATTGTTTTAATTGAGGCTGGTGAAAAATATTATTGGGAAGGTAATATGACACTTTATATCGCTTGCAATCCTGCTTTTAATATTGATCAGCATCATATTGTTGATTAA